The following coding sequences lie in one Numida meleagris isolate 19003 breed g44 Domestic line chromosome Z, NumMel1.0, whole genome shotgun sequence genomic window:
- the LOC110389932 gene encoding adenylate cyclase type 10-like isoform X1, giving the protein MTGVLPRRDQATVHCRDEWKAWSSPGSTWRRVAEEPRFPLQKEPGGSPVKHCCLGKLELPGGLSGSQCLLLLHRRVVTVELTEDSVRQPFSAIRVLVARALGLQAGETCSDRQRALQTVLQGTVEESSYCLLNDVFFVKFPITDEVGKMCCVEQARALHLTCTQVLRKVLGGEFGIFLIDNAHFLDPESWAIVWPLLQSVTVFVVLSLASGHDRTEGIFEAAADNATSQKITCRHLEGLKASAVVQKACRDLGVRSIPRDLASFLIQRSSGILYYGEELLHYLCSNNMLLFHTGRLDKGGEDTWQSLMAEASPAVAATSSSGTGNDSERICAVKPDVSLEIPMLPAALKGEGLSGACPVCGCAGTALKRLFDPRSTATAAAVHRFP; this is encoded by the exons ATGACAGGGGTCTTGCCAAGGAGAGATCAAGCTACGGTCCATTGCAGG GATGAGTGGAAAGCTTGGTCTTCTCCAGGAAGCACTTGGAGACGTGTGGCTGAAGAGCCCCgttttcctctgcagaaagagCCAGGTGGCTCGCCCGTCAAACACTGCTGTCTGGGCAAACTTGAGCTACCGGGAGGCCTTTCTGGATCTCAGTGCCTTCTGCTTTTGCACCGCAGAGTCGTCACCGTGGAACTGACAGAGGACAGTGTGAGGCAGCCCTTCTCTGCCATCCGTGTGCTGGTGGCCAGGGCGCTGGGTCTCCAGGCTGGTGAAACTTGCAGTGACAGGCAGCGTGCTCTGCAGACCGTGCTCCAAGGCACAGTAGAAGAGAGCAGCTATTGCCTCCTCAATGACGTTTTCTTTGTCAAG TTTCCCATCACGGACGAGGTTGGCAAGATGTGTTGCGTTGAACAGGCCAGAGCGTTGCACCTGACTTGTACGCAAGTGCTACGGAAG GTGCTTGGAGGGGAATTTGGCATATTCCTCATCGACAACGCCCACTTCCTCGACCCTGAGTCCTGGGCTATTGTGTGGCCCCTGCTCCAAAGCGTCACAGTCTTTGTGGTCCTGAGCTTAGCTTCAGGCCACGACAGAACAGAGGGCATTTTCGAAGCTGCAGCAGACAACGCTACATCCCAGAAAATCACCTGTCGTCATCTGGAAGGGCTGAAAGCTTCAGCTGTGGTGCAGAAGGCGTGCCGGGACCTTGGAGTGCGCAGCATCCCCAGGGACCTAGCAAG CTTCCTGATCCAGAGAAGCTCTGGCATCCTGTACTACGGTGAGGAACTGCTGCACTACCTGTGTTCCAACAACATGCTCTTGTTCCACACTGGGAGGCTGGACAAAGGAGGAGAGGACACCTGGCAGAGCCTGATGG CCGAGGCATCACCCGCTGTCGCAGCCACCTCGAGCTCGGGTACCGGGAATGACAGCGAAAGGATCTGTGCCGTCAAACCAGACGTGAGCCTGGAGATCCCCATGCTGCCAGCGGCCTTGAAAGGTGAAGGGCTGAGCGGCGCTTGTCCAGtttgtggctgtgctgggacgGCTCTGAAACGACTTTTCGATCCAAGAAGCACAGCCACCGCCGCCGCTGTTCACCGATTCCCGTGA
- the CORO2A gene encoding coronin-2A: MHFDFFLVFNLQKAKRNASGLAHSLPISRAFLIQELQCFPSAVLPGVLCPEPAPGSAPAMQRLLMSWHPQYRSSKFRHVYGKAASKEKCYDCVPITHSVHDNHFCAVNPHFIAVVTECAGGGAFLVIPIHQTGKLDPHYPRICGHKGNVLDIKWNPFNDFVIASCSEDATVKIWDIPKHLLTKNITTPKKELLGHARRVGLIEWHPTASNILFSSGHDYKIMIWNLDTREDVLSNPVKILDAHKDVVLSMSFNTDGSLLATACRDRKIRLIDPRARTVLQEASYKSHKANKVLFLGNMKKLLSTGTSRWNNRQIALWDQNDLSVPLLEEDLDGSSGLLFPFYDSDTNMLYVVGKGDGNIRYYEISPEKPYLNYLMEYRSHLPQKGIGMMPKRGLEVSACEIFRFYKLIPTKSLIEPISMIVPRRSESYQEDIYPLTTGGQPAMTAQEWLNGVNKGPLLVSLRPGSGPVNSLPQLPEPEPLVKSPDLTQYKGQGGRMPPEEMQKKSDIKDSRNQLKVEERLPKNEHMRLSNGFDIFECPPPKTENELLQMFYRQQEEIRRLRELVNQRDVKIKQLELELRNVYTATGRY; encoded by the exons ATGcattttgacttctttttgGTCTTTAACCTCCAGAAAGCTAAACGAAATGCATCCGGGCTGGCTCATTCACTCCCCATCTCCCGGGCTTTCCTCATCCAGGAACTTCAGTGCTTCCCAAGTGCTGTGCTACCTGGAGTCCTGTGCCCTGAGCCTGCGCCTGGCTCTGCCCCAGCGATGCAGAGACTGCTG ATGTCTTGGCACCCGCAGTACCGCAGCTCCAAGTTCCGCCATGTGTACGGCAAGGCTGCCAGCAAGGAGAAGTGCTACGACTGCGTGCCCATCACGCACAGCGTCCACGACAaccacttctgtgctgtgaacCCACACTTCATCGCGGTGGTGACCGAGTGTGCAGGCGGAGGGGCCTTCCTCGTCATTCCCATCCACCAG acaggGAAGCTTGACCCACATTATCCCAGAATATGTGGGCACAAAGGGAACGTCCTGGACATCAAGTGGAACCCATTCAATGACTTTGTAATAGCTTCGTGTTCGGAAGATGCCACC GTTAAAATCTGGGACATCCCCAAGCACCTGCTAACAAAAAACATCACCACTCCGAAGAAAGAACTTCTTGGCCATGCTCGAAGGGTTGGCCTCATTGAATGGCATCCCACTGCCAGTAACATCCTCTTCAGCTCCGGCCATGACTACAAG ATCATGATCTGGAACCTTGATACCAGGGAAGATGTCCTGTCAAACCCAGTGAAGATCCTTGATGCTCACAAGGATGTGGTCCTCTCCATGTCATTCAACACGGATGGCAGCCTCCTTGCCACAGCCTGCAGAGATAGAAAGATCCGTCTGATAGACCCTCGTGCAAGAACAGTCCTACAA GAAGCCAGCTACAAGTCTCACAAAGCCAATAAAGTCTTATTTCTTGGAAACATGAAAAAGCTGCTCTCTACTGGAACATCCCGGTGGAATAATAGGCAAATTGCATTGTGGGATCAA AATGACCTTTCTGTGCCTTTACTGGAGGAGGATCTGGATGGCTCCTCGGGGCTCCTGTTTCCTTTCTACGATTCAGACACAAACATGCTTTATGTTGTGGGAAAG GGTGATGGAAATATACGGTACTATGAGATTAGCCCTGAGAAACCATACCTGAACTACCTGATGGAATATCGCTCTCATTTACCGCAGAAGGGAATAG GAATGATGCCAAAAAGAGGCCTTGAAGTGTCAGCTTGTGAGATTTTCCGTTTTTACAAACTGATCCCAACCAAAAGCCTGATTGAGCCCATCTCCATGATTGTCCCTCGACGG tCGGAGTCATACCAGGAAGACATCTACCCCTTGACCACTGGAGGCCAGCCAGCAATGACGGCACAAGAGTGGCTGAACGGAGTTAACAAAG GGCCTCTCTTGGTGTCCTTAAGACCAGGCTCTGGACCTGTGAATTCCTTACCGCAGCTTCCCGAGCCAGAGCCACTTGTGAAGAGTCCTGACCTGACCCAGTACAAGGGTCAGGGAGGAAGAATGCCACCGGaggagatgcagaagaaaagtgaCATCAAAGACAGCAGAAACCAGCTGAAAGTGGAGGAGAGGTTGCCGAAAAATGAGCACATGCGTCTCTCCAATGGCTTTGACATATTTGAGTGCCCACCaccaaaaactgaaaatgag CTTCTGCAGATGTTTTACCGACAACAGGAAGAAATCCGTAGACTACGTGAGCTGGTAAATCAGAGAGATGTCAAAATTAAACAACTGGAGCTGGAGCTCAGAAACGTCTACACGGCCACAGGCAGGTACTGA
- the LOC110389932 gene encoding adenylate cyclase type 10-like isoform X2, which yields MTGVLPRRDQATVHCRKEPGGSPVKHCCLGKLELPGGLSGSQCLLLLHRRVVTVELTEDSVRQPFSAIRVLVARALGLQAGETCSDRQRALQTVLQGTVEESSYCLLNDVFFVKFPITDEVGKMCCVEQARALHLTCTQVLRKVLGGEFGIFLIDNAHFLDPESWAIVWPLLQSVTVFVVLSLASGHDRTEGIFEAAADNATSQKITCRHLEGLKASAVVQKACRDLGVRSIPRDLASFLIQRSSGILYYGEELLHYLCSNNMLLFHTGRLDKGGEDTWQSLMAEASPAVAATSSSGTGNDSERICAVKPDVSLEIPMLPAALKGEGLSGACPVCGCAGTALKRLFDPRSTATAAAVHRFP from the exons ATGACAGGGGTCTTGCCAAGGAGAGATCAAGCTACGGTCCATTGCAGG aaagagCCAGGTGGCTCGCCCGTCAAACACTGCTGTCTGGGCAAACTTGAGCTACCGGGAGGCCTTTCTGGATCTCAGTGCCTTCTGCTTTTGCACCGCAGAGTCGTCACCGTGGAACTGACAGAGGACAGTGTGAGGCAGCCCTTCTCTGCCATCCGTGTGCTGGTGGCCAGGGCGCTGGGTCTCCAGGCTGGTGAAACTTGCAGTGACAGGCAGCGTGCTCTGCAGACCGTGCTCCAAGGCACAGTAGAAGAGAGCAGCTATTGCCTCCTCAATGACGTTTTCTTTGTCAAG TTTCCCATCACGGACGAGGTTGGCAAGATGTGTTGCGTTGAACAGGCCAGAGCGTTGCACCTGACTTGTACGCAAGTGCTACGGAAG GTGCTTGGAGGGGAATTTGGCATATTCCTCATCGACAACGCCCACTTCCTCGACCCTGAGTCCTGGGCTATTGTGTGGCCCCTGCTCCAAAGCGTCACAGTCTTTGTGGTCCTGAGCTTAGCTTCAGGCCACGACAGAACAGAGGGCATTTTCGAAGCTGCAGCAGACAACGCTACATCCCAGAAAATCACCTGTCGTCATCTGGAAGGGCTGAAAGCTTCAGCTGTGGTGCAGAAGGCGTGCCGGGACCTTGGAGTGCGCAGCATCCCCAGGGACCTAGCAAG CTTCCTGATCCAGAGAAGCTCTGGCATCCTGTACTACGGTGAGGAACTGCTGCACTACCTGTGTTCCAACAACATGCTCTTGTTCCACACTGGGAGGCTGGACAAAGGAGGAGAGGACACCTGGCAGAGCCTGATGG CCGAGGCATCACCCGCTGTCGCAGCCACCTCGAGCTCGGGTACCGGGAATGACAGCGAAAGGATCTGTGCCGTCAAACCAGACGTGAGCCTGGAGATCCCCATGCTGCCAGCGGCCTTGAAAGGTGAAGGGCTGAGCGGCGCTTGTCCAGtttgtggctgtgctgggacgGCTCTGAAACGACTTTTCGATCCAAGAAGCACAGCCACCGCCGCCGCTGTTCACCGATTCCCGTGA